A stretch of the Bordetella genomosp. 8 genome encodes the following:
- a CDS encoding DUF3300 domain-containing protein — MKAILQAMRASVVHLSVLFLFLVLATPLLAADDPPQPPPFQPEEIEALVAPIALYPDALLAQVLMASTYPLEVVHAARWVKQNPKLKGDAAVKAVENQPWDVSVKSLVAFPQILGPMNDKLDWTQRLGDAFLAQQQDVFAAVQRLRKQARDAGNLQSNAQQKVSAQPVSAGATDTVVRIESADPAVVYVPAYNPTLVYGAWSSPAYPPAYWAPPPAYYPGTALMSGLAFGVGVAATAAIFSDCDWGGGDVDIDYNKVTNIDRNVDRGKVQGQSGRWQHDPGHRQGVAYRDNATRQKMAGQVPGADQRSQYRGRETEAGASRERRADGAAATNRTAGGTRAAAADRPAGPGPGSSARRSNVDGARKSSSSPVGGQRDSAFSGVGAGGAAAQRSHDRGRASFQGSAAGRSSAGGVRGGGSRGGGGRR, encoded by the coding sequence ATGAAAGCCATACTCCAAGCCATGCGGGCAAGCGTCGTCCATCTTTCCGTGCTGTTCCTTTTCTTGGTGCTTGCCACGCCGCTGCTGGCCGCCGATGACCCGCCGCAGCCTCCCCCCTTCCAGCCGGAGGAAATCGAAGCGCTGGTCGCACCCATCGCGCTTTACCCGGATGCGCTGCTGGCCCAGGTGCTGATGGCGTCGACCTATCCCCTGGAGGTGGTGCACGCGGCGCGTTGGGTCAAGCAAAACCCCAAGCTCAAAGGCGACGCGGCGGTCAAGGCGGTGGAGAACCAGCCATGGGACGTGAGCGTGAAGTCGCTCGTCGCCTTCCCGCAAATCCTTGGCCCGATGAACGACAAGCTGGACTGGACTCAACGGCTGGGCGACGCGTTCCTGGCCCAGCAGCAGGACGTCTTCGCCGCAGTCCAGCGCCTGCGCAAACAGGCGCGGGACGCTGGGAATCTGCAGTCCAATGCGCAGCAGAAGGTGTCGGCGCAGCCGGTTTCCGCCGGCGCCACGGACACGGTGGTGCGTATCGAATCCGCCGACCCGGCTGTCGTCTACGTACCGGCGTATAACCCGACGTTGGTATACGGGGCGTGGAGTTCGCCGGCCTATCCGCCTGCGTATTGGGCGCCGCCGCCTGCTTATTATCCCGGCACGGCGCTCATGAGCGGCCTGGCGTTCGGTGTCGGGGTCGCCGCCACCGCGGCCATCTTCAGCGACTGCGACTGGGGCGGCGGCGACGTCGACATCGATTACAACAAGGTGACGAACATCGACCGCAATGTGGACCGCGGCAAGGTGCAGGGACAAAGCGGGCGATGGCAGCATGACCCCGGCCATCGCCAGGGCGTGGCGTACCGCGACAATGCGACGCGGCAGAAAATGGCGGGTCAGGTCCCGGGGGCCGATCAAAGATCGCAATACCGTGGTCGCGAGACTGAAGCGGGCGCAAGCCGCGAGCGACGCGCGGACGGCGCGGCAGCCACGAACAGGACCGCCGGCGGTACGCGGGCGGCGGCCGCGGATCGCCCCGCCGGCCCCGGACCGGGGAGCTCGGCCCGGCGTAGCAACGTGGACGGCGCCCGCAAGAGCAGCTCCAGCCCCGTTGGCGGACAGCGCGACAGCGCGTTTTCCGGCGTGGGCGCGGGGGGCGCCGCGGCACAGCGCAGCCACGACCGCGGCCGGGCCAGTTTTCAAGGATCGGCGGCCGGCCGCTCGTCCGCCGGTGGCGTGCGCGGTGGAGGCTCGCGCGGCGGCGGGGGCCGGCGCTAG
- a CDS encoding efflux RND transporter periplasmic adaptor subunit, with amino-acid sequence MDARIRLALAATLLLLAACDKPPGGPPPEPVAVTVLTVVQRDTPVQFEFTAQTQSSREVEIRARVDGFLDKRVYQEGDLVKEGQTLFLMDPKPFEAALKTAKGQLAQQQARWTVTKANLARVRPLVAANAISKKDLDDAVGNEQEAAAAVISAQGQVQTAELNLGYTVIKSPLTGLSSFAQQQDGSYLTAGPGGLLTHIYQLDPMWVNFSISENELLAYRDQIEKGQLRFPERKDFDVRVVLADGTVYPSIGHINFANPAFSSQTGTFLVRASFANPDGVLRPGQFVRARVSGAVRQNAVLVPQRAVLQGSKSHFVWVVDADAKARQRVVEVGTWHGDNWFVTDGLKAGERIVVDGALRVVADMPLKITGEARLEGPGGNKDIEPPPDKREKN; translated from the coding sequence ATGGACGCCCGGATACGCCTGGCGCTCGCCGCCACCCTTCTGCTGCTGGCGGCCTGCGACAAGCCCCCGGGCGGGCCCCCGCCTGAGCCCGTCGCGGTCACTGTCCTGACGGTCGTGCAGCGGGATACGCCTGTCCAGTTCGAATTCACGGCGCAGACGCAAAGCTCGCGGGAAGTCGAAATCCGCGCTCGCGTCGATGGTTTCCTGGACAAGCGGGTGTATCAGGAAGGCGATCTGGTGAAGGAAGGACAAACCCTATTCCTGATGGATCCTAAACCGTTCGAGGCGGCGCTGAAGACGGCGAAGGGGCAACTGGCCCAGCAGCAGGCCCGGTGGACCGTGACGAAGGCGAATCTGGCGCGGGTTCGTCCGCTGGTGGCGGCCAACGCCATCAGTAAAAAGGACCTGGACGATGCCGTCGGCAACGAGCAGGAGGCCGCGGCTGCCGTCATCTCCGCCCAGGGACAGGTCCAGACGGCGGAATTGAACCTGGGCTATACGGTGATCAAGTCCCCGCTTACCGGTTTGTCCAGCTTCGCCCAGCAGCAGGACGGCAGCTATCTCACCGCCGGTCCCGGCGGCCTGCTTACCCACATCTATCAGCTGGACCCCATGTGGGTGAATTTCAGTATTTCCGAAAACGAGCTGCTGGCCTATCGGGACCAGATCGAGAAAGGGCAGCTGCGCTTCCCCGAACGCAAGGACTTTGACGTCCGCGTCGTGCTGGCGGACGGCACCGTTTATCCCTCCATCGGACACATCAATTTCGCCAACCCGGCCTTCAGTTCCCAGACCGGGACCTTCCTGGTGCGCGCGTCGTTCGCGAATCCGGATGGCGTCCTTCGTCCCGGCCAATTCGTCCGCGCGCGCGTTTCCGGCGCCGTGCGCCAGAACGCGGTGCTGGTCCCGCAAAGGGCGGTACTACAGGGTTCGAAAAGCCATTTCGTCTGGGTGGTGGATGCGGATGCGAAAGCGCGGCAGCGGGTGGTCGAAGTCGGGACCTGGCATGGCGATAACTGGTTCGTCACCGATGGCCTGAAGGCGGGCGAGCGCATCGTCGTCGACGGCGCGTTGCGCGTCGTAGCCGACATGCCTTTGAAAATAACGGGAGAAGCGCGCCTGGAGGGCCCAGGAGGAAACAAGGACATCGAGCCGCCTCCCGACAAACGCGAGAAGAACTGA
- a CDS encoding gamma-glutamylcyclotransferase yields MSAVPSGEPAAPFSGALLERIETGRTGAEAALPDGFPGSWDGKADLWVFAYGSLIWRPGFPWQERRLASIHGYHRSLCLWSRHHRGSDQAPGLVFGLNRGGCCRGVVFRIGAADVPAAFAGLWEREMIGGAYTPRWLVCHSEQGPVAGLAFLLNRACADYAGDVAEERRLDVIRTAVGRSGACLDYVLETERALRDHGISDCRLGALVRRLVSAF; encoded by the coding sequence ATGTCCGCGGTGCCCTCCGGCGAACCCGCCGCGCCATTTTCCGGCGCCCTGTTAGAACGCATCGAAACCGGCCGTACGGGTGCCGAGGCCGCGCTGCCGGACGGATTTCCCGGTAGCTGGGATGGCAAGGCGGATCTTTGGGTATTCGCCTACGGCTCCCTGATCTGGCGCCCCGGCTTTCCCTGGCAGGAGCGGCGCCTGGCCAGTATCCACGGCTACCATCGCTCGCTTTGCCTGTGGTCGCGCCATCATCGGGGCTCGGACCAGGCGCCGGGGCTGGTGTTCGGGCTGAATCGCGGCGGCTGCTGCCGCGGGGTCGTGTTCCGCATCGGCGCGGCCGATGTGCCCGCCGCGTTCGCCGGCTTGTGGGAGCGCGAGATGATAGGCGGGGCCTATACGCCACGTTGGCTGGTCTGCCATAGCGAGCAGGGGCCGGTGGCGGGACTGGCGTTTCTTCTGAACAGGGCGTGCGCCGATTATGCCGGCGACGTGGCCGAAGAGCGGCGGCTGGACGTTATCCGCACCGCCGTGGGCCGATCCGGGGCTTGCCTGGATTACGTGCTGGAAACCGAACGGGCGCTGCGCGACCACGGCATCAGCGATTGCCGCCTGGGGGCGCTGGTGCGGCGGCTGGTGTCGGCGTTCTGA
- the pagP gene encoding lipid IV(A) palmitoyltransferase PagP encodes MIRSISLAARRGAAVALLAAATALPLTAQACDNVPDWAQGACNRLDQIWNQGNDELYITGYAWHNRAAYSADKIKSFREESWGGGWGKGIYDEDGDWQGLYGMAFLDSHGHVEPIAGYGYQKIGRVGENWRFGIGYTAFLTAREDIFHYIPFPGILPLASVGYDKATFYATYIPGGKGNGNVLFMFGKWTF; translated from the coding sequence ATGATTCGCTCCATCTCGCTCGCCGCCCGGCGCGGCGCCGCCGTCGCCCTGCTGGCAGCCGCCACCGCCCTGCCCTTGACCGCGCAAGCCTGTGACAACGTACCCGACTGGGCCCAAGGCGCGTGCAATCGCCTGGACCAGATCTGGAACCAGGGCAACGACGAGCTGTACATCACCGGCTATGCCTGGCACAACCGGGCCGCGTATTCCGCCGACAAGATCAAAAGCTTTCGCGAGGAAAGCTGGGGCGGCGGCTGGGGCAAGGGCATCTATGACGAAGACGGCGACTGGCAAGGCCTGTATGGCATGGCCTTCCTGGACTCACATGGGCACGTCGAACCCATCGCGGGCTACGGCTACCAGAAGATCGGCCGCGTCGGCGAAAACTGGCGCTTCGGCATCGGCTACACCGCGTTCCTGACCGCGCGCGAAGACATCTTCCACTACATCCCTTTTCCCGGGATATTGCCCCTGGCGTCCGTGGGCTATGACAAGGCGACCTTCTACGCCACCTACATTCCCGGCGGCAAGGGCAACGGCAACGTACTGTTCATGTTCGGCAAATGGACGTTCTGA
- a CDS encoding DUF2950 domain-containing protein, with protein sequence MTTKTAMAAVAMTAAMAIATAHGQEAFPSPTAAMNEFGTAIAKRDESALRRIFGNDFRALIPVTDTRDREAFIMEWGRSHTIEMTDADHALIAVGKGGWTFPIPLVRHDGGWRFDTRAGTEEMRLRRVGRNELAVIQAMLAVYDAQREYAQTTHDGGSLLVYASKLVSSPGKHDGLYWPTLPGEPESPLGPAFAAAASSNAAEGGFHGYHFKLLKSQSAHAPGGAYDYVVRGKLFGGFAVIAWPVRYGDTGIETFIVSHAGQLYQRDLGADSASLANAIRQFDPGPGWSKVPEQDSRPWAAGSLDRSP encoded by the coding sequence ATGACGACGAAGACTGCGATGGCCGCGGTGGCCATGACGGCCGCGATGGCGATCGCCACGGCACATGGGCAGGAAGCATTCCCCTCTCCCACCGCCGCAATGAACGAATTCGGCACCGCCATTGCCAAGCGCGACGAGAGCGCCCTGCGCAGGATCTTCGGCAACGATTTCCGCGCGCTCATCCCCGTCACCGATACGCGTGACCGCGAGGCGTTCATCATGGAATGGGGCCGATCCCACACCATCGAAATGACCGACGCCGATCACGCACTCATTGCCGTGGGCAAGGGCGGCTGGACCTTCCCCATTCCTCTCGTTCGACACGATGGCGGCTGGCGCTTCGACACGCGCGCCGGAACGGAAGAAATGCGCTTGCGCCGTGTCGGTCGCAACGAACTCGCTGTCATACAGGCCATGCTCGCCGTCTACGACGCCCAACGCGAATATGCCCAGACCACGCATGACGGCGGATCGCTTCTGGTCTATGCGTCGAAGCTGGTCAGCTCCCCCGGCAAGCATGACGGTTTGTACTGGCCGACCTTGCCCGGAGAACCCGAAAGCCCCCTCGGGCCGGCATTCGCCGCAGCCGCTTCCAGCAACGCCGCGGAAGGTGGCTTTCACGGATATCACTTCAAGCTGCTCAAGTCCCAGAGCGCGCATGCCCCGGGCGGCGCATACGACTACGTCGTGCGCGGCAAGCTCTTCGGCGGGTTTGCCGTGATTGCCTGGCCGGTACGGTACGGCGATACGGGAATCGAAACCTTCATCGTCAGCCACGCCGGCCAACTCTATCAGCGGGACCTGGGTGCCGACAGCGCTTCGCTCGCGAACGCCATACGACAGTTCGACCCGGGTCCGGGCTGGAGCAAGGTTCCCGAACAGGATAGCCGGCCCTGGGCGGCTGGATCACTGGACCGATCACCTTGA